From the genome of Balneola sp., one region includes:
- a CDS encoding Y-family DNA polymerase has product MFLKAPTSNPSGLAYAMIDCNNFYASCERAFDPTLIGKPIAILSNNDGCVIARSEEAKEAGIPMGAPEFKYRKEFKEKRVQIRSSNYALYGDMSHRVMETLRSLTHDIEIYSIDEAFAELSTNIYPQLTTYGQVLRQTIFKWTGLPVSVGIAPSKTLAKIANHIAKKNKPFDGVLDLTTHPNLNEFLKQTPVQNIWGIGQGLTIRINRFGIENAFQLKETINNRKWVRKHLAITGLRTVLELNGIPCSGLGTGRDSRKGILTSRMFGKPLYDLGDVQEAVATFVSRATEKLRAQHSVASNISINLIGDKYDNIRGKYKFGAGYALRVPTAHTPTLIHVGKMLTQKAFEEGRKYKKAAVMLTGIVPNSEVQMDLFDPELYTKKQHRLMECMDRINSKFGRNYAAFAATGLHKKGDHRNKWLMNQNHLSNRYTTRWDELLVAKTKLSL; this is encoded by the coding sequence ATGTTTTTAAAAGCCCCTACATCAAATCCGTCAGGGCTGGCTTATGCCATGATCGACTGCAATAATTTCTATGCCTCTTGTGAACGAGCATTTGATCCAACCTTAATTGGTAAACCAATAGCTATCCTTTCGAATAATGATGGTTGCGTAATCGCACGTTCAGAGGAAGCAAAAGAAGCTGGCATACCTATGGGAGCTCCGGAATTCAAATACCGAAAGGAATTCAAAGAAAAGAGGGTCCAGATTCGATCTTCCAATTACGCACTTTATGGAGACATGAGCCATCGGGTGATGGAAACTCTTCGCTCCCTCACTCACGATATTGAGATATATAGTATTGACGAAGCCTTTGCCGAACTTTCCACTAATATTTACCCCCAACTGACTACCTATGGCCAAGTGCTGAGACAAACTATTTTCAAGTGGACCGGGCTTCCTGTTTCAGTTGGAATAGCTCCAAGTAAAACCCTCGCTAAAATTGCCAATCATATTGCCAAGAAGAATAAACCGTTTGATGGAGTATTAGATTTAACTACCCACCCCAATCTGAATGAGTTTCTAAAACAAACACCAGTACAAAATATTTGGGGCATTGGACAAGGATTAACCATTCGTATTAATCGATTTGGAATCGAAAATGCATTCCAGCTTAAAGAAACGATCAACAACCGAAAATGGGTTCGAAAGCACCTGGCTATAACGGGATTAAGAACTGTGTTAGAATTAAACGGAATCCCGTGTTCAGGACTTGGAACAGGAAGAGACTCTCGAAAAGGCATCCTCACTTCCCGAATGTTTGGTAAACCACTATATGATTTAGGAGATGTTCAGGAAGCAGTAGCTACCTTCGTAAGTCGTGCAACTGAAAAACTACGAGCCCAACATTCGGTAGCGTCAAATATCAGTATTAATCTTATTGGAGATAAATACGATAATATTCGCGGGAAATATAAATTTGGAGCTGGGTATGCCCTGAGAGTTCCCACCGCCCATACCCCCACCCTTATCCATGTTGGTAAAATGCTCACCCAAAAAGCATTCGAGGAAGGCCGAAAATATAAAAAGGCTGCTGTGATGCTGACGGGTATTGTGCCTAATAGTGAAGTTCAAATGGATCTTTTTGATCCGGAATTATATACCAAAAAACAGCACCGTTTAATGGAATGTATGGACCGTATCAATTCTAAGTTTGGACGTAATTACGCTGCATTTGCAGCTACAGGCCTACATAAAAAGGGAGATCATCGAAATAAGTGGCTGATGAATCAAAACCATCTCAGTAACAGATATACCACACGCTGGGATGAACTTTTGGTAGCTAAAACGAAGCTATCTTTATGA
- a CDS encoding LexA family transcriptional regulator → MSGLPSYSPIAPQNNSELLKLSRKIETGFPSPAGDHLEKALSLEELIVQRPTSTFYVRADGNAMKAAGIYHQDILVVDRSLTPQNGSIIIASYEEEIIIRRLVIKGANTFLTTGDIKHPPIFISQDTNWMIWGIVTHLIHRFRPVDEAESKQEPVYEVD, encoded by the coding sequence ATGTCCGGATTACCCTCTTATTCTCCCATAGCACCTCAAAATAATTCTGAGCTACTCAAGCTTTCCCGAAAAATTGAAACCGGCTTCCCTTCTCCCGCCGGAGATCATTTGGAAAAAGCATTAAGCCTGGAAGAGCTGATTGTACAAAGACCTACTTCTACATTTTATGTGCGAGCCGATGGAAATGCCATGAAAGCTGCTGGTATTTATCATCAAGATATCTTAGTGGTAGACCGTTCTCTTACTCCACAAAACGGATCTATTATCATAGCTTCTTATGAGGAAGAAATCATTATCCGGAGACTTGTCATAAAAGGAGCGAATACCTTCTTAACCACTGGAGATATTAAACACCCGCCTATCTTTATTTCTCAGGATACAAACTGGATGATTTGGGGAATAGTCACTCATTTAATTCATCGTTTTCGCCCGGTAGATGAAGCAGAATCGAAACAAGAGCCTGTTTATGAAGTGGATTAA
- a CDS encoding DNA polymerase III subunit alpha encodes MYLIFDTETTGLPRDYSAPITDLDNWPRLVQLAWQLHDHTGKLMSSGNYIVKPEGFTIPFNSEKIHGISTKRAMEEGHDLEFVLLEFRKDINKAHFLIGHNVSFDEKVMGAEFLRKKVASGIMDTPKIDTKDESTEYCAIPGARGYKWPTLTELHKKLFGVDFDDAHDAAADVEATTRSFLELVRLGVININFPLDAKLYESSQSYIVRDHYIDLVSPSRIKKKEDQGNEAGGDREKDLRSEVVLDEDVVFTHLHCHSKYSVLQATAGVKELVAKAKNLGMPAVALTDKGNMYGAFAFASAAHAVEIKPILGCEFYVVDDRHQKKFTREKKDRRYQIPFLAKNQEGYKNLTKLCSIGFTEGYYYKFPRVDKEVIKQHSEHLICLSGNTRGLLGDLILNKGEQFAEEELAWWMEVFGDDFYLEVVNHGLDEEHRVNEIFKEFSQKYGVKLVASNNVFYLEEEDAKAHDALICIDDGTLVSTPIGKGREFRYGFPNEEFYFKDTEAMTALFADMPEAIINSQEIVDKIEPIKLAREVILPKFDIPEGFDNEDDYLRHLTLEGAKSRYPDFSDEVKERIDLELGIIKDMGFPGYFLIVQDFIAAARDMGVYVGPGRGSAAGSVVAYCTGITNIDPLTYDLLFERFLNPERVSMPDIDIDFDDDGRQKVIEYVVNKYGKDQVAHIITFGSMAARSSVRDVARVLDLPLSDADRIAKLVPERPGTSLDDAFSEVKELREIKAGEGLEAETLKMAHVLEGSVRNTGIHAAGIIIAPDDLTEYIPVSTAKDADLTVTQFDGSVIENAGMLKMDFLGLKTLSILKTAIGYVKENHGKEYNLDDVPLDDPVTYKLYQKGGTLGTFQFESEGMRKYLKDLKPSDVNDLIAMNALYRPGPMQFIPNYIERKHGREKVEYDHDDLIPLLENTYGIMIYQEQIMKVAQQMGGYTLGEADVLRRIMGKKKPQLLPPEEEKFVRQAKELGYDEKTAKEVFDKMAMFAGYGFNKSHSAAYSVVAYHTMYFKANYPAEYMASVMSHNMSDIKKVAAFIEECQKMNIPVDAPNINTARGKFVAKEGRVQYGMSAIKGVGSSAIQHIVKEREENGLYQSVFDFAARVDLRVCNRRTLESLIQAGAFDALDENRAQLLFGIDDILAYASRKQEEKRRNQVNLFGGASGGGVFQEPKLKSVPKWSSIERLNKERELIGFYLSGHPLNRFKEDIRLFGKQNLSEECLGKLVHDSELRFIAIITSKRQATDKKGRPIAFLQVEDLNSSLEVAVFSREFDKFSALIEVDNVVYITGRFTKRDRGNSMIVTNMERVENLREKFQDRLRLKLDVVTEALTKQDIAQMETLFELNRGNTIVKMDVHSREAETPIKMNLRNFVVDPNDELLKGLKEVLGEQAVELTLAN; translated from the coding sequence ATGTATCTGATTTTTGATACTGAAACTACGGGGCTTCCCCGTGATTATTCGGCACCCATAACTGACTTAGATAACTGGCCAAGACTCGTTCAATTAGCCTGGCAGCTGCACGATCATACCGGGAAGTTGATGAGTAGTGGGAACTATATCGTAAAACCGGAAGGCTTTACGATCCCATTTAATTCAGAAAAAATTCATGGCATTTCTACTAAAAGAGCGATGGAAGAAGGTCATGATCTTGAGTTTGTTTTGCTTGAATTCCGAAAGGACATTAATAAAGCCCATTTCTTAATCGGGCATAATGTCTCTTTTGATGAAAAAGTAATGGGAGCAGAATTTCTTCGGAAAAAGGTGGCTTCCGGGATCATGGATACTCCAAAAATAGACACGAAAGATGAGAGTACAGAATATTGTGCCATACCAGGTGCCCGGGGATATAAATGGCCCACGTTAACTGAACTCCACAAGAAATTATTTGGGGTAGATTTTGATGATGCTCATGACGCAGCTGCTGATGTTGAGGCTACCACTCGCTCTTTCTTGGAGCTGGTACGCTTGGGGGTTATCAATATTAATTTTCCGTTGGATGCTAAGCTATACGAATCCTCTCAAAGCTACATTGTAAGAGATCATTACATAGATCTGGTTTCGCCTTCTCGTATAAAAAAAAAAGAAGACCAAGGAAATGAAGCGGGAGGAGACAGAGAGAAGGATTTACGCTCTGAGGTAGTACTTGATGAAGATGTAGTTTTTACCCATTTACACTGTCATTCAAAATACTCGGTATTGCAAGCAACTGCGGGCGTGAAAGAATTGGTGGCAAAAGCTAAGAACCTCGGGATGCCTGCTGTGGCCCTCACGGATAAAGGCAACATGTATGGTGCTTTTGCATTCGCGTCTGCAGCACATGCTGTAGAAATAAAGCCAATTTTAGGTTGTGAGTTTTATGTAGTTGACGATCGCCATCAAAAGAAATTTACACGCGAAAAGAAAGATCGTCGATACCAAATACCTTTTTTGGCGAAAAACCAGGAAGGATATAAGAACCTTACCAAATTATGCTCGATAGGATTTACCGAAGGTTATTACTATAAATTTCCCAGGGTTGATAAAGAAGTCATTAAACAACATAGTGAGCATCTCATTTGTTTAAGTGGAAATACGAGGGGTCTTTTAGGGGACTTAATACTTAATAAAGGTGAACAATTCGCGGAAGAAGAGTTAGCCTGGTGGATGGAGGTGTTTGGAGATGATTTCTATCTGGAAGTGGTTAATCATGGCCTTGATGAGGAACACCGGGTAAATGAGATCTTCAAAGAATTTTCTCAAAAGTATGGGGTAAAGCTTGTAGCTAGTAATAATGTGTTTTATCTGGAAGAGGAGGATGCCAAAGCACACGACGCACTCATATGTATTGATGATGGAACATTGGTGAGTACTCCTATTGGCAAAGGCCGGGAATTTAGGTATGGCTTTCCTAATGAGGAATTTTATTTCAAAGATACTGAGGCAATGACGGCATTATTTGCCGATATGCCCGAAGCTATTATAAACTCACAGGAGATAGTCGATAAAATAGAACCTATTAAACTGGCAAGAGAGGTAATCTTACCAAAATTTGATATCCCGGAAGGTTTTGATAATGAAGACGATTATTTAAGACATCTCACTTTAGAAGGAGCTAAAAGCCGATACCCAGATTTTTCAGATGAGGTAAAGGAACGGATCGACCTCGAGCTTGGAATTATAAAAGACATGGGTTTCCCCGGCTACTTTCTGATTGTTCAGGACTTTATTGCCGCTGCCAGAGATATGGGGGTGTATGTAGGGCCTGGAAGAGGGTCTGCTGCTGGTTCGGTAGTAGCCTATTGTACAGGGATCACAAATATTGACCCTCTTACTTACGATTTACTTTTTGAGCGTTTTTTAAATCCAGAACGTGTATCTATGCCTGATATCGACATCGATTTTGATGACGACGGCAGGCAAAAAGTAATCGAGTATGTGGTGAATAAATATGGAAAAGATCAGGTAGCCCATATCATTACCTTTGGTTCTATGGCCGCTCGTTCATCGGTACGAGATGTAGCACGGGTGCTGGACCTTCCGCTTTCTGATGCAGACCGAATTGCCAAACTGGTTCCGGAACGCCCTGGTACCTCACTTGATGACGCGTTTTCTGAAGTAAAAGAACTGCGTGAAATAAAAGCAGGAGAAGGCTTAGAAGCAGAGACCCTGAAAATGGCTCATGTATTAGAAGGGTCAGTGAGAAATACCGGAATTCATGCCGCAGGAATTATCATTGCTCCGGATGATTTAACTGAATATATCCCTGTAAGTACAGCCAAAGATGCCGACTTAACAGTAACTCAGTTTGATGGTAGCGTTATTGAAAATGCCGGGATGTTGAAAATGGATTTTCTTGGCCTTAAAACATTATCCATTTTAAAAACGGCAATAGGGTATGTAAAAGAGAATCATGGAAAAGAATATAACTTAGATGATGTTCCTCTTGATGATCCTGTTACCTATAAACTTTATCAAAAAGGTGGGACACTAGGTACTTTTCAGTTTGAAAGTGAAGGGATGAGAAAATATCTAAAGGATTTGAAGCCTAGCGATGTTAATGATCTCATTGCGATGAACGCTCTCTATCGGCCGGGGCCGATGCAGTTTATTCCCAATTATATTGAGAGGAAACATGGACGTGAAAAGGTAGAATACGATCATGATGATCTGATTCCATTGCTTGAAAATACCTATGGGATTATGATTTATCAGGAGCAGATCATGAAAGTGGCTCAGCAAATGGGAGGATATACCTTAGGAGAAGCCGACGTATTGCGGCGGATTATGGGTAAGAAGAAGCCACAACTATTGCCCCCTGAGGAAGAGAAGTTTGTGAGGCAAGCCAAAGAACTTGGCTATGATGAAAAAACTGCCAAAGAAGTTTTTGACAAAATGGCCATGTTTGCCGGCTACGGATTTAACAAGTCCCACTCCGCTGCTTATTCCGTAGTAGCGTATCACACCATGTATTTTAAGGCAAATTATCCTGCGGAATATATGGCCTCAGTAATGAGCCACAATATGAGTGACATCAAAAAAGTAGCTGCTTTTATCGAGGAATGTCAAAAGATGAATATACCTGTAGATGCTCCAAACATTAACACTGCTCGAGGTAAGTTTGTAGCAAAAGAAGGACGTGTTCAATATGGTATGTCAGCAATTAAGGGAGTGGGGTCTTCAGCCATCCAACATATTGTTAAAGAGCGTGAAGAGAACGGCTTATATCAAAGCGTATTCGATTTTGCGGCCAGGGTTGACCTTCGGGTATGTAATAGAAGAACGTTGGAAAGCTTGATACAAGCAGGTGCTTTTGATGCTTTGGACGAAAATCGGGCTCAGCTACTATTCGGGATTGATGATATTCTAGCGTACGCTTCTCGTAAGCAGGAAGAAAAACGTCGTAATCAGGTAAACCTGTTCGGAGGTGCTTCGGGAGGAGGAGTGTTCCAAGAGCCGAAGTTAAAATCGGTGCCTAAATGGAGTAGTATTGAGCGCTTGAACAAAGAGCGAGAACTCATCGGTTTTTATCTGAGTGGACATCCTTTAAATCGGTTTAAAGAAGATATTCGTTTATTTGGGAAGCAGAATTTAAGCGAAGAATGCTTGGGTAAACTTGTCCATGATAGCGAATTACGTTTTATCGCGATTATTACTTCAAAACGTCAAGCAACAGATAAGAAGGGAAGGCCCATTGCTTTTCTACAGGTAGAAGATCTGAATTCCTCGCTGGAAGTTGCTGTATTTAGTCGGGAGTTCGACAAATTTTCGGCACTGATTGAAGTGGATAATGTAGTTTATATTACCGGAAGATTTACCAAAAGAGATCGTGGCAATAGTATGATTGTTACAAACATGGAGAGGGTTGAGAATCTTCGGGAGAAATTTCAGGACCGATTGCGATTAAAACTGGATGTGGTCACTGAAGCACTAACCAAGCAGGATATTGCACAAATGGAAACCTTGTTTGAGTTGAACAGGGGAAATACCATTGTAAAAATGGATGTACATAGTAGAGAAGCAGAAACACCTATAAAGATGAACCTTCGCAATTTTGTGGTTGATCCGAATGATGAGTTACTAAAAGGCTTGAAAGAAGTGTTAGGGGAACAGGCAGTTGAGTTAACCCTTGCTAATTAA
- a CDS encoding DUF3667 domain-containing protein, whose translation MSDILATENCPTRSKPFNTPYCPNCGERRLTEKDSSITILVGDALSFLLESDGKLIRSIKTFVLKPGKYVQEYVGGARKKYISPIKLFLIANAFYFFFPVFDTFKTTLNTQLHRLLQSDLTYDFIQAQIATSGMEYEAYQLQYDEVTTVISKAILIILPFLFGGLTLLLNLSSRKIKPLLHHFNYSFTLYAFMIFFGISAVPGLYMLIADLTNSELMIQGITEISTTVYLTLLLNVFGFFLYRNFFSGSKAMNGFKWLLLNFLFIPLMQLYRFILLFFTLGWMKLFN comes from the coding sequence ATGTCAGATATTTTAGCTACTGAAAATTGCCCAACGCGTAGCAAACCATTTAATACTCCTTATTGCCCAAATTGTGGGGAACGCCGACTTACTGAAAAAGACTCCTCAATAACTATACTAGTCGGAGATGCTTTGTCTTTTTTGCTGGAATCTGATGGCAAACTTATCAGGAGTATTAAAACATTTGTTCTAAAGCCTGGTAAATATGTTCAGGAATATGTAGGCGGAGCACGAAAGAAATATATTTCCCCGATCAAACTCTTCCTTATCGCGAATGCTTTTTATTTCTTCTTCCCTGTCTTTGACACTTTTAAAACCACATTAAATACTCAGCTTCACAGACTACTACAAAGCGATCTCACTTACGATTTCATTCAGGCTCAGATAGCAACTTCCGGAATGGAGTATGAAGCATACCAGCTACAATATGATGAAGTAACAACTGTCATCTCAAAAGCCATACTAATAATTCTTCCCTTTCTTTTCGGAGGCCTGACCTTGCTATTGAATCTTTCTTCAAGGAAAATTAAACCCCTTCTTCATCACTTTAACTACAGCTTTACGTTGTATGCATTTATGATATTCTTTGGTATTTCAGCTGTTCCAGGACTATATATGTTAATCGCTGATCTTACTAATTCTGAGCTAATGATCCAGGGGATTACAGAGATTTCGACCACCGTTTACCTGACTTTATTACTGAACGTATTCGGTTTTTTTCTGTACAGAAATTTCTTTTCAGGCTCCAAAGCTATGAATGGTTTTAAGTGGCTGCTCTTAAACTTCCTGTTTATCCCTCTTATGCAACTCTACCGTTTTATCCTACTATTCTTCACATTGGGTTGGATGAAGCTATTTAATTAG
- a CDS encoding aminotransferase class I/II-fold pyridoxal phosphate-dependent enzyme, whose protein sequence is MAEKVERVFNQALDSLKQWRDSYGAWEIDPTLSVSEEKISNVFQELASRMEGNYPFHHPVYAGQMLKPPHYIAQAAYSLAMHINPNNHALDGGPPSSEMEKEVIKLLAGFFGYGDQYLGHLTSSGTIANLEALWVARKSHPGKKIAFSEHAHYTHERMCEVLGIEGVKIPVKPDGNFDLKSINASEIGTIIVTLGTTGLGEVEPLDVILPWAKKHDIRIHIDSAYGGFFRALKDSELIDGTCWKLMQEADSIVVDPHKHGLQPYGCGAILFKNPDVGSFYKHDSPYTYFTSDDLHLGEISLECSRAGAAAVAFWATLQCFPLKEREGFGPILARCRQAALKGFSLMETCPFLTPYKMPQLDILTYFPKTNEIRTTEQISSISKKVFDAGMNTRKFYLSLYKVPADSFTEFHPNFEVNTETVTILRSVLMRPEQADFIEELVARIEREVEQCQIF, encoded by the coding sequence ATGGCAGAAAAGGTTGAAAGAGTATTTAATCAGGCTCTTGACAGCCTTAAACAATGGCGCGATTCTTATGGAGCGTGGGAGATAGATCCCACGCTTTCTGTTTCTGAAGAAAAAATTTCCAACGTATTCCAGGAACTAGCTTCGCGAATGGAAGGAAATTACCCCTTCCATCATCCGGTATACGCCGGACAAATGCTTAAACCACCCCATTATATAGCCCAGGCTGCGTATTCGCTGGCAATGCACATAAACCCTAACAACCATGCACTTGATGGTGGGCCACCTTCTTCTGAGATGGAAAAGGAAGTCATAAAGTTGTTAGCTGGGTTCTTTGGATATGGAGATCAATATTTAGGTCACCTTACTTCCAGTGGTACCATCGCAAATCTGGAAGCACTTTGGGTAGCACGAAAGTCTCATCCGGGAAAAAAGATCGCCTTTTCTGAACATGCACATTACACCCATGAAAGGATGTGCGAGGTATTAGGAATAGAAGGAGTTAAAATTCCCGTTAAACCCGATGGAAATTTTGACCTGAAAAGTATAAACGCTTCAGAGATAGGAACTATCATTGTCACTTTGGGAACCACTGGTCTTGGAGAAGTTGAACCATTGGATGTTATTTTGCCCTGGGCAAAGAAACATGATATCCGAATTCATATCGATTCTGCTTATGGCGGCTTCTTTAGAGCATTAAAAGATTCCGAACTCATCGATGGCACCTGCTGGAAATTAATGCAGGAGGCTGACAGTATTGTAGTAGACCCTCACAAACATGGCCTTCAGCCCTATGGTTGTGGCGCCATTCTTTTTAAGAATCCGGATGTGGGTAGTTTCTATAAGCATGATTCTCCATATACCTATTTTACTTCTGATGATTTACACCTTGGAGAAATTAGTCTCGAATGCTCCAGAGCCGGAGCTGCCGCTGTTGCTTTTTGGGCAACATTACAATGTTTCCCTTTAAAAGAGCGCGAGGGTTTTGGCCCTATTTTGGCTAGATGCAGGCAAGCAGCGCTTAAAGGGTTCTCATTAATGGAGACCTGCCCTTTTTTGACCCCTTACAAAATGCCCCAGCTCGATATCCTTACTTATTTCCCAAAAACGAATGAAATAAGAACTACTGAGCAGATATCTTCTATCTCTAAAAAGGTATTTGATGCTGGAATGAACACCAGAAAATTCTATCTCTCCTTATATAAAGTACCTGCTGATAGTTTTACTGAATTCCATCCGAATTTTGAGGTAAATACCGAAACTGTTACTATCCTGAGAAGCGTACTCATGCGACCTGAACAAGCTGATTTTATAGAAGAACTGGTTGCAAGAATTGAACGGGAAGTAGAACAATGTCAGATATTTTAG
- a CDS encoding DUF3078 domain-containing protein, which yields MKTLVGRILPVFFALGITYSSSAQETIIIPDTLDNEWATTWVAGINGSQATYNNWAAGGQNNIAATFFTRLNGAYRKGKLTYGYVFNLRYGLTNIEGEDSRKTDDRIATKHRLAYILNDENTMNAFAEVSFVTQFYDGYDYSTDPRTRISNFMAPGYFSQTIGYAYTPADYISFEAGLGLKQTYVGDEDLLPSYGVDVGENVFAEGGLTTGISFNKEILANVTYTSRFETFTNLNNSFDRTDVSWANELSGRINQYLTASFQFELVYDDDVTTELQTKQVLAVGFLVNLR from the coding sequence ATGAAAACATTAGTAGGCAGAATTTTGCCCGTTTTTTTTGCCCTGGGCATTACCTATTCATCATCTGCACAAGAAACTATCATTATCCCGGATACACTCGACAATGAGTGGGCAACGACATGGGTAGCTGGTATTAATGGTTCACAGGCAACTTATAACAATTGGGCGGCTGGTGGCCAGAATAACATTGCCGCAACTTTCTTCACCAGATTAAATGGTGCCTACAGAAAGGGTAAACTGACCTATGGATATGTTTTTAACCTTAGATATGGCCTTACAAATATTGAGGGAGAAGACAGCCGGAAAACAGATGACCGAATTGCTACCAAACACCGATTAGCTTACATCTTAAATGATGAAAACACAATGAATGCATTCGCGGAGGTGTCATTTGTAACTCAGTTCTATGACGGATACGACTATTCGACTGATCCAAGAACAAGAATCTCTAACTTCATGGCTCCGGGTTATTTTTCACAAACTATCGGTTATGCATATACTCCTGCTGATTATATCTCATTTGAAGCAGGTTTGGGACTTAAACAAACCTACGTAGGAGATGAAGATTTACTGCCTAGCTACGGGGTTGATGTTGGAGAGAATGTATTTGCTGAGGGTGGTTTGACAACGGGTATTAGTTTCAACAAAGAGATACTAGCGAATGTAACCTACACTAGTCGTTTTGAAACCTTCACCAACCTGAATAATAGCTTTGACAGAACGGATGTATCCTGGGCCAATGAACTTTCCGGTAGAATCAATCAGTATTTAACAGCGTCCTTCCAGTTCGAGTTGGTATATGACGACGATGTTACCACAGAACTACAAACCAAGCAGGTTCTTGCAGTAGGATTTCTTGTAAATCTGAGATAA
- a CDS encoding YtxH domain-containing protein: MSSKGDALLALISGFIAGTITGLLLAPKSGRESRQWISEHTGEAKDWVESRGTRIIKESEQKIKNISQGVKDALPDLYEATSDIHFEDDELEDA; the protein is encoded by the coding sequence ATGAGTTCAAAAGGAGATGCGCTTTTAGCATTAATAAGTGGGTTTATTGCCGGTACAATAACTGGGTTGTTATTGGCTCCAAAATCAGGCAGGGAAAGTCGCCAATGGATTTCAGAACATACTGGTGAGGCGAAAGACTGGGTTGAAAGTCGGGGAACCCGCATAATCAAAGAAAGCGAACAAAAGATTAAGAATATATCACAGGGAGTAAAAGACGCATTACCTGATCTGTATGAAGCCACCTCAGATATCCATTTTGAGGATGATGAACTAGAAGATGCCTGA
- a CDS encoding DUF2851 family protein → MPEKEHLLQWIWEQLLFDTTSLKTTEGKALRILNQGLRNSTDGPDFLQATIQIGTLVWSGAIEIHINSSSWYHHAHHLDEAYNQVVLHVVFEERPKKVYCQNGSCPPTLNLQPYLAQELQQLLKHANDAVASCSGKLSFISKEAFDEQLRRAHLEYLEKKGNDILSFYNPDQIPSLAWKHALILALFDGFGIVHNRSQMVEVGRFVLDRLELSIKEITDQANTFAGFRAGEPGLSWNLKGVYPASHPQKRIPQAIEFAKSIIDTPFELFLKQHPRSIWKSWIEKVCISNGSKAKILYSTVFIPALHMLGTLFASEKVTRHALEEWNSICIPLPSSTRQYFSQMVEPHEFQRFATPGLIHQHRSYCSRLNCHHCIVLKKAISS, encoded by the coding sequence ATGCCTGAAAAGGAGCATCTTTTACAGTGGATTTGGGAGCAGCTTCTTTTTGATACAACTTCCTTGAAAACTACAGAGGGGAAAGCTCTTCGCATTCTCAATCAAGGGTTGCGCAATTCAACGGACGGTCCTGATTTTTTGCAGGCTACCATACAAATAGGAACTTTAGTGTGGAGTGGAGCTATTGAGATTCATATCAACTCTTCTTCTTGGTATCATCATGCTCATCATCTGGATGAAGCTTATAACCAGGTAGTACTTCATGTGGTCTTTGAAGAGCGCCCAAAAAAAGTTTATTGTCAGAATGGTAGTTGCCCGCCAACTTTAAACTTACAACCTTACCTGGCCCAGGAGTTACAACAGCTACTCAAACATGCTAATGATGCTGTTGCATCCTGTTCAGGAAAACTTTCGTTCATCTCAAAAGAAGCTTTCGATGAACAATTGAGGCGTGCTCATCTTGAATACCTCGAGAAGAAGGGAAATGATATACTATCCTTCTATAATCCTGACCAAATTCCTTCCTTAGCCTGGAAACATGCTCTTATTCTGGCTTTATTCGATGGCTTTGGTATTGTTCATAATAGAAGTCAAATGGTTGAAGTTGGAAGGTTTGTTTTGGATCGTTTAGAATTGTCCATAAAAGAGATTACAGATCAAGCAAATACCTTTGCAGGTTTTCGAGCTGGGGAGCCAGGGCTTTCATGGAACCTGAAGGGAGTGTATCCGGCTAGTCATCCACAAAAAAGAATTCCCCAGGCAATAGAGTTTGCCAAATCTATTATTGATACTCCATTCGAACTATTTCTCAAACAGCATCCCAGATCCATTTGGAAATCCTGGATTGAAAAGGTGTGTATATCAAATGGTTCTAAGGCTAAGATTCTGTACAGTACGGTGTTCATTCCAGCGCTACATATGTTAGGTACTTTATTTGCATCAGAAAAAGTAACACGCCATGCCCTTGAAGAGTGGAACTCAATTTGTATACCCCTGCCATCCTCAACCAGGCAATATTTTAGTCAAATGGTTGAGCCTCATGAGTTTCAAAGGTTTGCAACCCCTGGGTTAATTCATCAGCATCGCAGCTATTGTTCCAGGCTCAATTGTCATCATTGCATTGTACTTAAAAAAGCAATTTCATCTTGA